Below is a genomic region from Deltaproteobacteria bacterium.
GCCCAGCACGGTGGGGGGCAGCACCAGGGGCAGGGCGACGATGGCCTCGACGACGAGCTTGCCCCGGAAGGCGGTACGCGAGAGCCACCAGGCCAGGGGGGTGCCCAGCAGGAGGAGGACGAGGGTCGTGATCCCCGCCAGCTGGAGGGTGATCGAGAGCGCCTGGAGGTCGCCGGGCTGGAAGGTCTCGCTCATCGTGGGTCGCCGCTAGCGCCGACCATACCCCCACCGCTGGATGATCTCCCCGGCCTCCTCTCCGAGCAGGAAGGCGAGGAAGGCGCGCGCGGCCGGCGTGTCCTCGAGGAGCACGGCCTGCTGCTCGATGGGCCCGTGCAGGCGGGCCGGCACCTCCCAGGACGATCCCGGCGCTTCCCGCCCCGGGCGCAGCACCTGGGAGGCGGCCACCAGCCCCAGCTCGGCGTTGCCGCTCTCCACGAACTGGTGGGCCTGGGCGATGTTCTCCCCCCGCACGGTGCGGGGGGCGAGGCGCTCCCAGAGCCCCAGCGCCTCCAGGGCCTCCCGGGCCGCCCGGCCGTAGGGCGCCAGGCGGGGGTTGGCGATGGCGAGGCGCTCGAACTCGCCGCGGGCGAGGACCTCTCCGGTGGCGTCCACCCGCCCGGGCTCGGGGCTCCAGAGCACGAGGCGGCCCAGGGCGTAGGTCGCGCGGGTACCCGCCACGGCGCGGCCCGAGGCCTCGAGGCGGCGGGGCCGCTCGGCGTCCGCGGCGAGGAAGAGGGCGAAGGGCGCGCCGTGCTCGATCTGGGCGGCGTGCTTGCCGGTCGAGCCGAAGGCGAGCAGCACCCGCACGCCCTGCTTCGCCTCGAAGCGGGCGGCCAGCTCCCGGGCCGGCCCCGCGAAGTTCGAGGCCACGGCGATCCGCAGCACCGGCGGTCCGGCGGCGCTCGCCACGCCCACCCGGCAGAGCAGGGCGAGGAGGGCGAGGAGGCGGAAGATCGGGGCCGGGCGCGTCATGTCCGCGACGGGCATAGAACCGCGCGGCGGCTAGCGCAACCGCTCCATCAGGTAGGCCAGGGCCTGCGCGCGGTGGGGGTGCTCCTTCAGCGCCTCGATCAGAGCGTCGATCCGGTGGAGGACCTCCTCACCCAGGCGCTCGGCGAGGCGCTGCCGCCCGGCGCGGGCCAGGGAGGCGGCGCGCTCCATCCGGCGGGCGGAGGGGGTCCAGAGCCCGTCCAGCAGGCCGAGCAGGCCCTGGGCCGAGAGCCGCTCCCACTCGCCGCGATCGAACCAGGTGCCGCCGCAGAGCCCGCAGCGGTCGAGGAAGAAGCCCGCCTCCGGCACCTGCTCGTGCTGGAGGAGGCCGTGGCCCGCCGGGCAGAGCCCGGCCTTCCCGTCGGCCTCGGCGTCGGTCTCGAGGGGCACCCCCTCCGGCGGCGCCAGGGCATCGAAGTCCCCCAGGGCGAACCAGAGCCCCTGGCAGGCCGAGCAGTGGTGCACCGTCGAGACGCCCAGGGGCGTCCCGGTCGGCTGGAGGGTCTCTTCCCGGCACTTCGGACAGCGCATCCCGATCTCCCCCTATCCGTGGGTCTCGGCCTTCTCTCCACAACCACAACCGGAGCCGCAGGCGGCGGGCGCCTCGGGCTCCGGCGCCGCGGGCGCCTCGGAGGCGCAGGCGTCGCCGCAGCCCGACCCGCAGGTGTCCTCCCCGGCCCGGGCCCGCTCCTCCTCGTCGGCCTCCCGGAGGATGCGCAGGCCTCCGCGCACCACGATCGCCGAGATCGCCGCGCCGATGACCAGGTCGGGCCAGTGGCTGCCCGTCGCC
It encodes:
- the modA gene encoding molybdate ABC transporter substrate-binding protein translates to MTRPAPIFRLLALLALLCRVGVASAAGPPVLRIAVASNFAGPARELAARFEAKQGVRVLLAFGSTGKHAAQIEHGAPFALFLAADAERPRRLEASGRAVAGTRATYALGRLVLWSPEPGRVDATGEVLARGEFERLAIANPRLAPYGRAAREALEALGLWERLAPRTVRGENIAQAHQFVESGNAELGLVAASQVLRPGREAPGSSWEVPARLHGPIEQQAVLLEDTPAARAFLAFLLGEEAGEIIQRWGYGRR
- a CDS encoding zf-TFIIB domain-containing protein encodes the protein MRCPKCREETLQPTGTPLGVSTVHHCSACQGLWFALGDFDALAPPEGVPLETDAEADGKAGLCPAGHGLLQHEQVPEAGFFLDRCGLCGGTWFDRGEWERLSAQGLLGLLDGLWTPSARRMERAASLARAGRQRLAERLGEEVLHRIDALIEALKEHPHRAQALAYLMERLR